The window TGGCAAAATTAGAAATTTCATAGTGCTCAAAACCACCAGAAATTAACTTTTCCATCAAAATAACAAACTGTGCTGCACTTTGATTATCACTAACTGGAGTTTGTTTTTTTTCTTTTATGGCATGCGCTAGCGCTGTTCGTGGCTCTACCGTTAATGCATAGGCAGAAATATGCGGAACCTTTAATTCAATAGCTTTTTCTATGTTATTAAGCCATTTTACATCAGTAAGTAAAGGATAGCCATAAATTAAATCAAGCGTTAAATTTTCAAAACCTGCATCCTGACTTCTTTTAATACTGTTTTCAGCTTCTTCGGCATTATGGGCACGATTCATCCAAATTAAATCTTCATTATAAAAAGATTGAATGCCAACACTAAATCTGTTTACTGGTAAATGCTTCAATTCTTTTAACTTTTGATTTGTTAAATCATCAGGATTAGTTTCGATCGTTATTTCTGCATTTGCGTCAACAGAAAAAGTATGATTTATAGTATCAAATATTTTTTGAAGTGCTGCCTGAGAAAGAATAGAGGGGGTTCCACCACCAAAATAGATGCTTCCAACTTGTCCATTAATTCGATCTTTTTTGAATTTAATTTCTTTGCAAATGGCATCAACCATTTCATCAGCATACTTTAAAGAGGTGCTAAAATGGAAATCACAATAGTGACAAGCCTTTTTACAAAATGGAATATGGATG is drawn from Pedobacter mucosus and contains these coding sequences:
- the hemW gene encoding radical SAM family heme chaperone HemW; translation: MSGIYIHIPFCKKACHYCDFHFSTSLKYADEMVDAICKEIKFKKDRINGQVGSIYFGGGTPSILSQAALQKIFDTINHTFSVDANAEITIETNPDDLTNQKLKELKHLPVNRFSVGIQSFYNEDLIWMNRAHNAEEAENSIKRSQDAGFENLTLDLIYGYPLLTDVKWLNNIEKAIELKVPHISAYALTVEPRTALAHAIKEKKQTPVSDNQSAAQFVILMEKLISGGFEHYEISNFAKPNCYAVHNTNYWKGINYIGIGPSAHGFDGQNRYMNPANNALYMESLEKNKLPEIVEVLSLNDRFNEYVMTALRTMWGIDLNKIKADFGEDFLEETKYNLKNFEDKDWFILGDDKIKLNQSGKLFADHIASELFIVNEY